In the genome of Paramisgurnus dabryanus chromosome 16, PD_genome_1.1, whole genome shotgun sequence, the window TTACAGctatatctgtaccaaaatggtacatattaggaccattGCAGTgataacttttgtaccttttttacTGAGAGTGTATAACAGAAGCTACACAAAGTATTTTAACAATTAAGCTCTTTAACATTTGATAAAATTTGTGACCctcccagctaaagtcattttttgtgatttacatttttctacaaaaaatcatcttacataatgtaaagaacattttaggaccttttcaaagggtactgccccagtgatgACTTGGGACCATTTCTTTGATCATATTTTCTCACAGGGTATGAGCCTTTTGCCTGCATTTCACAGAAAGGGTCACATGTCAAAACAAATTACGGTTGAAACTCTCTTCGCACATAGGTATTTGTAAAAGCTTTACAGTACATTGAAATGGTGCTTGtgcaatatttttttgaaataaatgCAAGCAGATTAAAGTTttcaattataatttaaataaaatattaatgataCTGGATTAccctatacatttttatttttaagtctccaaaaacattttaaatccatTATTTACAAAACAGAAAAGTACAATGCATAAATAGTACGAAACTGTCTGTAACCTAAACTTCAGCGTAACAGTATCCAGCCACCGTTGTTAAATCTCTCATGTGATAAAAGTGTTTCCTTTGCATGTAAATTGTTAATGTGAGGCTGATTATACAACCTTGTGTACAACGGCAAACAGAAACCAGCAGAAATTTTGGCTTTGTGACATAAGCCCCTGAATGACACACTCGGGGACACTTGAGCTTCCTATGTGTCTCTATTTCATTGTCTCTTATTCAATGACATCTAACTGAATTGTGTGGATGAATAAATGCCCTTCCGTGGGGAAATCACTGAaagaaaatacacaaacaaGTCAGAAAATGATGTTCAATACGCGTAAGCAAAAAGCTAATTGAAACCCGGGTGGAACACACAGAATTAAACTCATTTACACAATATGTAATAGGCTGtcaacattttattaaagcCTGTTTAGttttgctatttaaaataagcaaataaataataaaaaaataaagtttaaatttATGCCATATACGGTAATATGAATGCAAATGAAACACTTTCATTTATGTTATGCTATGATTCTTCCCTTTCTCCTTTTCATTCTGTATTCCATTTTATTTCTTGTATGGACTTATTTATTACTGAGGAATATGAAACGCTTTGGTGCGAGAAGAGGTCTATTTTTCATAACATGTTTGAAGACATTTTGTATGCATTTTCATTTAGTGATGTGTTTacatggtaacactttacaataaggtacattagttaacatgaactaataacgGACTgtacttatacagcatttattaatctttgttaatgttaatttcaacaattactaataatttattaaaatattgttaacgttagttaatgcactctgaactaacatgaacaaacaattaaaagctttatttctattaactaacattatcaaagattaataaacactgtaacaaatgtattgctgatggtttgttcatgttagttaatacattaactaatgttaactaatgaaccttattgtaaagtgttaccgtttacattaaacaaaatattcTTGGAATCCTTGGAATTTAACTGTGGAAATCATTTTATCCTAATATtaaaaggaatagtccattttcttaaaagaaaaatccagataatttactcaccaccatgtcatccaaaatgttgatgtctttctttgttcagtcgagaagaaattatgttttttgaggaaaacattgcaggatttttctcattttaatggactttaatagacaccaaaaattaacacttaactcaacacgtaacagtttttttcaatggagtttcaaaggactataaacgatcccaaacgaggcataagggttttatctagcgaaacgattgtcatttttggcaagaaaaataaaaaatatgcttttttaaaccacaacttcttgtccagatccggtcgtgatgcgtcagcgtgaccccacgcaatacgtcatgacgtcaagaggtcacagaggacgaacgcgaaactccgccccagtgtttacaagtgtgttgaaagaggaccgttcctacgttgttgtatgtcaactgatactaattaatgtctttgtgtcagtttattgtttacaatggtccgcaaatgtgcgttttaaatatgtaacacgtgacctccctacgtcactacgcatttaggttaggtcgcgctggaccggatttatacgagaagttgtgctttaaaagtgtatatttgttatttttcttgtcaaaaatgaaaatcgtttcgctagataagacccttatgcctcgtttgggatcgtttagagtcctttgaaactccgttgaaaaaaactgttaagtcttgagttaagtattattaaagtccattaaaatgagaaaaatcctgcaatgttttcctcaaaaaacacaatttcttctcgactggacaaagaaagacatcaacattttggatgacatggtggtgagtaaattatctggatttttcttttaagaaaatggaatattcctttaatggttaatattatttattttcatgtgcCAAGAGGCCCTTAATGAGCAGTAAAAAAACTTACTGGAAGAGAAAGTTAATATATTTCAAtgaaatgttataataaataatatatatatatatatatatatatatatatatatatatatatatatatatatatatatatatatatatatatatatatatatatatatatatatatatatattgttttactttaaaatgaaatgcaCTTATAAAATAGGTACTTTTATTTAGAAACTCAATAAGGTcatggttttaaataaaaaaagttgacTCAGGATTTAATAACAGTAAAACTTCTAAAACTTTCTCTTtctatctctatctctctctctctctctctctctctctctctctctctcactgtcATGCACGTTACTGTCGCTACTATGACACACCCTCTCCAACTCTCCAACTTGCTGTTATGTTACTGTCATGTCTCTGTCACGTTCGAAAGAGACATAAAGCATATTCGTATCGTCCCTGATGTTCCTGTCACCAAAATTCTTTTGTGTAAACCTGTCACCAAGAACGGGCTGCGGAGATGTGCTCAGTGCTTCAAATCAAATCGAAAAGGATGCCAAGCCAAAACGCCAAATGGGCCGTTATTCTGCAGCTGTCCTCCACGTACAGCTAATCTCCAAAACTGACTGCTGCTGCATCTGCCCGAGCCAAGCCTGTATGAACACCTACagcaatctttttttttttttaaagaaacagctCACCTAAAAATTTTCTCTTAATTTTCTCTTAATCCGTATTACTTTATTGTTTTATTCTATGACctatatagctcagtggtaaagtattgcgttagcagtgcaaaagacCCTGAATTTGAAACCAGGGATACATGCTGATACAAAAATGGATacattgtaatgcactgtaagtcactttaaattaaagcatctgccaaatgcatgaatgtaaatgaaAGGCTACATTTTGTCCACATAGTAAAAGTGAAACTGTAACGCTccgaaattaatatgaaaatgAAAGTGGTCAGTACagtcatattacatcaattgTGTGACAATCAGAATGACTATcattacagacagacatagatgcCAATAATAAATTACAATTTAATAATAGCATCTCATCTTTTTTAGCCAGCAGGTTGTTAActtgtcagaaaaaaatgatacaaaatgatccctagctgtcactggggtgctACTCTTTCAAAAATTTCACCTCAGAGGTACCAAACGTATACATTTATGTACATGAATTGTACGTATTAGgtcagtgacagctagggaccatttttaaacattttttttacatttttttttacatttttttcggACAGTGCAAAATGTATTGAGCTGAATGCAACTTTGAGTCTCATACGACTGCTGTCGAAAAGAATCAAAGAGTATAGTTTGAAACAATTGTTTTACACTTCCATTctgttttttgtcattttagcTTGACAGCCCTAGAGCTtcaaattttattataaagaGTGGCCGGATGGATTTGAAACGACACAGGTgactaaataataaaataatttcctGTGCTAGTTTGATTTTTTCAGCACTGTGAGATCCAAAGAGGTTTAGTATTTTCAAATAACCTGACAATGGTGCATCAGATCTGTTGAGCTACTCTTTGGTGACTATAATGAAAAAGCACTACATCTGAACAATCAATCTTGCCTTCGGCAGTGCGCACGTTACCGCAGCTAAACACTTCTGTGTCAAATAGAGCAGAAACAGGTGACAGGGAAACTAGCTGGATGTTGCCGTTCACAGGAACTGTGAAATACTGAAGCGCCTGTGTTTCAGCCACGGACGAATAACTTTTCTCTCTGCCTCATTTAATGCAGCCATATCCTAagaaaaaaaaaggtcaaaagCGCGGTTGTCTTGGAAACGTGAGCCGGAATGAGTCACGGATGTGTGTGGACCCTCCGTACAATCATTAATTAGTGCACTGGGAAGTCTTAGTTTACATGAAAACATTGCAAACATTCTGCAACTGCCTTCAGCTCGGCCTTTGTAAAGAAAACCTCACTGCAAGCAATCCATCCTGACGTTTAAGTGCACTTATAGGAGTACTTAAGGAGtatgaaaattctctcataatttatacaccctcatgccatcctacactgtaaaaaaatattaaattataatttttaagtttaatcaacttgaatttacaattcatttcaactttcttgaatagtgaggagttgctataaattataattatattatatattataagttatttcaactttatttttataatttataccaactcctcactagtcaaaaaagttgaaattagttgtaatttcaagttgattaaacttaaaatttaagtgcaacaatacattttaatagTGTAGTATATGAGTTTTTCAGTTTACTACAAATAATGATATATTAAATGCTGTCATGttatttaatatgcattaatGTCATCTTATATAGTGGTCAACGTGGCAAAGCTCCGAAAAGCACATCTATttatcattaaagtaatccaaacAAGTggattaataaatacatttttgaatgtATTTAGTGATGGCTCCCATATAAGATAATACAACAGCATttcatataaaattaatttttcttCATACAAATATAATCTGTGTGTAATTTGCTAAAGAAACAATATATGTGTTGGCATAAGGGTGGGTAATTATGTTAATATGTTGGtgacactttacaataaggttgtattagtaagCATTAGTAAATTGTAAATAActtacataaacaaacaaacaatgaacaatactgtTTTTTAGCATGCATTAATTATTGTTAATTCCAATACAGTTATTCATATTAGTTCATTGCCGatttattaatgttaacagtCACAacgcttgattttataaatgcattaatgccaaaattaacatgagttaagattaataaatgctggaAAATAATTGTTCATTGCTAATTTattttagctaatgcattaaataattgttaacaaataccaccttattgtaaagtgttacctatatatgttttatatttgtatgaaatCTTGCTTTAAAGGCACGGTACACACAATACAAgaagattacaaaaacacaccaTAGCTTAACATCCCTAAGCATCAAGTCAATGGCAGCAAAGTTAGAAGAAAAACCAACCTGACTTCACAGATCGAGATTATAACATACTATTAAAAATGACAACTGCTAAAGGATAAAATGTTTCTCTTTTACACTATCAAAGTCATTTATAATAAAGATGTGTACAGGTATAGTCCAGTTCTATCAGTTTGAcccaatacattttaaatcagcAAAAATGCTACAAAACACAACGCTATGCCAAAGAAAATGAATGCAGTCCAGACTCTAAACCCTTTCAATGCAAGCACATAATATACATTCCTTTTGTACAAAACTATAGAAATCTCAAATCCTTGAAACCTAAACCTCATAATTGTCtgcatatttatttaacaaaacatgttGTTATAGACATTATGTTTCAGTGCAAGGTTTTATGAAGTATGTATGAAATGGGTCATTAAGAGCCTCTCCAAAAAAAGATCCAGCTATCATCAAATGACAACAAGTCACTTTATCCTCTCGTATTCACTGCAACAGCGGCATAACAGAAGCAATTCGCAATTCGCAAAACGGTTATGGCTCTCTTATCGGTTCAGTCAAGTGACCCTCGGCATCTCCGATTAATCCTTTTATTAACTCAATAAGGTGCGGCCGTTGGAAACCAGAAGCACACAGCAGAGAAAGTGAATGATTATCCACTGTAGCAGATTAAAAATCTATAAGACACTTTCCCAAGTTGTCCGTAAGAGCATTCAGGgccttttattgttttttttaaagcaacttGAACGATAAACAAAACATGGTAACACGTGTGTAAACAGAAAAAAGGCAGAGTAAAAGACAGAGCAAATTGATGGGATTTTAATAACTTGACCTCAACAGGACTGCACAATGAAATTAACCAATATACAGATTTTCATGACTGatataaaactgtatttattttatctCTCATGGTACATTCTATTTAAAACAATCATtaacttaatgttttaaataaagactGAATGAAATTAAgccttttctttaaaaaaattaagctctctctctctctctcactctgtTATATTAACTTGAACcgacaaacaaaataaagatttcAAGCTAACATGATTGAGCGTAATAATATTGCACATGAAATGTGATATGATTCTGACCCAATCAGCAGCCTTTTCACAAGGCGAGTTGCTAAAACACAATCCTCTCAGCATATCAAATAAATTACCTTTTGTATCACAGCCGATTCCCTGATCCACATTTGAACTATCCAGAATCATATCACAGTAATGCACACTTATTTGGTTGCATATTGTTAATAAGAAACCTTGTACAAGTTGCTCTGGGATATAAGAATAAGCAAACTGTTAGACTTGATACACTATGAGGCGTTACCTCGTGCAACATGACAGTGAGCATTACATCACCATCATCTCTAAGCCTCTGTCAATCAGGGCACCAGAAAAATTCAGAATGTAACTCAGGTCAGTACAGAATTTCAGAGCCTGAATCACTAATAGCATTCAAAATGTCTCTTGAAATTGTTAAATAGTACCAATAGTCTTTAAATAATCCTGCatagaaaaataaattaaatatgaaCTACGAATGgtcatattttttttgtgagtttttgatattttttgatCTTTTTCTTGAATCCattttattttcttgatgagattGTAGAATTTAATTGTCGACTGTTGTAATTTACACAACTGCCCCACAAATACAAATAATGTTGACTTACAAAATAAATCCAGATACGCTTACATGGCAAGCAGCTGTTTAGTTTCTCTTGAGTTCATGAATGTCCTGTCATGTGCCATACTCAAATCACATTTCAGCAGAACAATATCAAATGGCTCTTTACAGGTTATTGGAATAATCCAAAATGCGTGGATGTCGGCTGTCAGTACCTTCCGTTATAATCAAATCCATGAGTTTCAAGGCCCCCAAAAGTAGCAAAATATAATCCAAGAGAAGGGGGTCTGGGGTATTCCACCACTTTCAAGCATAAGCCAACCTTCCAATTCTTCCGCTCCATTTGATTTTGTCATCCCAAGATTCCTAAAAATACTTCCAACCAAAAACAATGAAGAGGGGTCAATATCAACGAGTTTCATGACCCAAtcatttggtaaaaaaaaaacaaagttctGTGACCCCATTTGATTTGATAGAACCCATATCAATAGCAGCAAACTACAACTGTGTGTAAGGATATATCTCTTTATACTGACTGATGTCATTTTTAATTCATAATGGCATGATGATAACATAAAAATGGTTGGTAATTTTAACACAGCCACTGATTCTAAGGGAGTTACACGGTTTGTATAATGAAACGTGTCCGGTATTCCATTGATCATTATGAATTGACATAAGGCACTTTTGTCAGTAAGGAGCAGATGAAGATTTAGAATTTACTGAGAGCTGTCTGTTCCTCTAGTACTTGAAGGTAGTCTGGGGTCCCCATTTTTGCTTTTAGTTCATAATAATCACTCTTACGCTGCTCAATCACTATCTTACTGTGATTGCCCCCTATCAaagattttttcatttttttgtcatgtggtttttcgGGGTAACGGATCTCAAAGCCACTCACCCCTATACTGTTGAAATCCTTTTTGCTTTCCAAGTAGTTGTGAAGGAACATGTTGTCTCGTCCCGGTAAGAACTCGTCCAGCTCATCAATGGTGCTTAATCTCTTCCTTGCGTCCAGGGAGAGAGAGTCCTTATCTTTATCAGCACTGTTGCGTAACATCATTTTCTGTCTTTCTGAGTCTATAAATTTGAAACCTGCATCTGAGTCTCTAATTCCACAGGTGTGAGCTTTGCTCATGTGCTCGATGGTCTGCGGGATGAAGGTCTCTCCACCCAGGTCATCCTTGTTTGATTTGTGATTGTGCCTTCTGATCTGGAGAGGCATGGAGCCACACTCCTGGTTTCCAAGTCCCTCTTGTCTCCCCGCTGGCTTTTTGTTGCGTCTCAAAACGAAGACCAGCAGGCAGAAGGCCACAAAGACAGTGAGGATCAGAACAACCAGAATGCTCAAGATCATAATAGACAAGGGAACAGGGCCACTGGGAGGTGCCTTGCCAACTCCAGCAGGTGACACTGATGTGAGAAGGGGGGTGGCACTAGTCAGGATGAAAGGAGGCCTGGCGATGAGCTTAGGGCACATGAtttcatttttcagctccctcAGCTCGATGTTGGAGAACTGCACCGGAGATGCACACTTGACCCCCTTGGCAGCGACCCCTTCGTTCAGTTTTTCAAGCCACAGTTTGAGAGCCACTAAATCGCAGGAGCATTCCCAAGGGTTGCCGTCCAGGTCTATCTGAGTGAGAGTTTTGAGCTGGTCTAGGACGCCACTCACAGGCAGAGTCATGAAGTGGTTGTTCTTCAGATTCAATCTGGCGAGAGAAATGCCGGCAAAGATATATGCAGGTAGGCTTCTGAGCACATTGTTATTCAGGTACAGGAGCTGCAAATTTGGCATCGAATCAAACGTCCCTGCTAACACCTCCTTTATGGCATTGTACTCCAAATAGAGATATTGGAGGTTACTAAGCCCAAGAAACATTTCAGGGTGCAGCTGCTCCAGCTGGTTCCCATTAAGGTATAACCTGCGGAGATTGGTCAGGTTTGCAAAGACACCCTTTTGCACGGTGGATATTTGATTACTGCCCAAATGTAATAAATCTAAACCCTCAAAACCCTGGAAGTCGGTAGGATTGATATCTCTTATGTAATTACCACTAAGGTGCAATTTCTTGGCATTTGGCGGTTTAGGTACAAGATCTGCTAGACTCTGGATGTTCCTTTCTTGACAGCTCACGCTAATACCAAAGTCAGACGGGTGAGCTTTGCACATACATGGCTGGGGACAAGAGAGGGGAGGAATTCGAGTTTGGAAGGACACGATTTGGCCATTTTTACTAGGTGGATTGCCAGCAACGATTCCATTGCCGTATATTTTGGAGGGATTGGTGGTTTTGGGTGCTTTGGTAACTAAAGGTGCTATGGTCGAGGGGCCCACGTTAGACAGTGTTAGCCCACCCTCGGGCTGGGAGGGGGGCATCCGTACGTCAAAGTCACTGCCTGTCCCCATTGGGCACAGCTCCTGCTTGTTGGTCTCTTTCAAAAGCCGGCCATATAGATCACTGGGAGTCTCACAGATAGCCTCcccaataaaaatattatagggCATGTTCTCCAACCAGGCCTTTAATGGTAACAAATCACAAGTGCAATTCCACGGGTTGTCATCCAACTGCAACTCCACTATCCTCCCGATGTGCTCCAGAACTCCAAGATAAGGAAGCTTCTGTATCCTATTTCCTCGTATGTCCAAATGAGTGAGTGAGGCGAATCGAAAAATGTTCTCAGGTAGGCCTTGAATAAGATtgtcatttaaaattaaaactttCAGTTTATGCAATTTGTTAAAGGCTCCTTTCTCTATAAACTTGATTAAATTGTAGTCGGCCTGAAGATATTCCAAATTCTCGATCCCCCGAAACGTGTCAGCGCGGAGCTCTTTTAATTCATTGTTATTTAAGTGCAACTGCTTCAGTGCACTAAGCCCCATAAACGCCCCTCCCTCGATGTTCTGGAGTTTGTTGTTCCCCAGCTGGAGCGAGACTGCGTGTGTAAAATTCAGAAAAGAGTTGGGGTAAAGAATGTACAAAAGGTTGTTTTGGAAATTCAAATGGTAGAGGCTGGATACTGGCGGCTGCAGCTGCGTAGGTCTGTACACAGTTATTTTCTCACAGTTCACATAGAGGACGTTCTCGATGGACATGCAGGAGCAAGCGCTGCAGGTCTCGGCTCTGAGGTCCGAATCCGAGTCAGAAAATGAACTCGATATGGAAAAGGCCAACAGAACAAGCAGCAGCATTTTGCCTTTTAAAAATCCCCCAGTAAACCATTTAGTAACCTTTGAGGGgggaaaaacaaagaaataatcAAAACACATCCCTTTCTTCCTATGGAGTCACACAGCATAATGCCAAGATCTTACAGCAGAGGTGTTTGATAACCcttcatgcacacacacacacacacacaaaaaaaagaaaagaaaaatccTGTACTTTGTCTGCTATTTGGTTTCAAAAAAAATCTATGAGTTATAATGTAGTGAGTGTGTGTATAtcgtgta includes:
- the slitrk4 gene encoding SLIT and NTRK-like protein 4 isoform X1; this encodes MLLLVLLAFSISSSFSDSDSDLRAETCSACSCMSIENVLYVNCEKITVYRPTQLQPPVSSLYHLNFQNNLLYILYPNSFLNFTHAVSLQLGNNKLQNIEGGAFMGLSALKQLHLNNNELKELRADTFRGIENLEYLQADYNLIKFIEKGAFNKLHKLKVLILNDNLIQGLPENIFRFASLTHLDIRGNRIQKLPYLGVLEHIGRIVELQLDDNPWNCTCDLLPLKAWLENMPYNIFIGEAICETPSDLYGRLLKETNKQELCPMGTGSDFDVRMPPSQPEGGLTLSNVGPSTIAPLVTKAPKTTNPSKIYGNGIVAGNPPSKNGQIVSFQTRIPPLSCPQPCMCKAHPSDFGISVSCQERNIQSLADLVPKPPNAKKLHLSGNYIRDINPTDFQGFEGLDLLHLGSNQISTVQKGVFANLTNLRRLYLNGNQLEQLHPEMFLGLSNLQYLYLEYNAIKEVLAGTFDSMPNLQLLYLNNNVLRSLPAYIFAGISLARLNLKNNHFMTLPVSGVLDQLKTLTQIDLDGNPWECSCDLVALKLWLEKLNEGVAAKGVKCASPVQFSNIELRELKNEIMCPKLIARPPFILTSATPLLTSVSPAGVGKAPPSGPVPLSIMILSILVVLILTVFVAFCLLVFVLRRNKKPAGRQEGLGNQECGSMPLQIRRHNHKSNKDDLGGETFIPQTIEHMSKAHTCGIRDSDAGFKFIDSERQKMMLRNSADKDKDSLSLDARKRLSTIDELDEFLPGRDNMFLHNYLESKKDFNSIGVSGFEIRYPEKPHDKKMKKSLIGGNHSKIVIEQRKSDYYELKAKMGTPDYLQVLEEQTALSKF
- the slitrk4 gene encoding SLIT and NTRK-like protein 4 isoform X2, which gives rise to MLLLVLLAFSISSSFSDSDSDLRAETCSACSCMSIENVLYVNCEKITVYRPTQLQPPVSSLYHLNFQNNLLYILYPNSFLNFTHAVSLQLGNNKLQNIEGGAFMGLSALKQLHLNNNELKELRADTFRGIENLEYLQADYNLIKFIEKGAFNKLHKLKVLILNDNLIQGLPENIFRFASLTHLDIRGNRIQKLPYLGVLEHIGRIVELQLDDNPWNCTCDLLPLKAWLENMPYNIFIGEAICETPSDLYGRLLKETNKQELCPMGTGSDFDVRMPPSQPEGGLTLSNVGPSTIAPLVTKAPKTTNPSKIYGNGIVAGNPPSKNGQIVSFQTRIPPLSCPQPCMCKAHPSDFGISVSCQERNIQSLADLVPKPPNAKKLHLSGNYIRDINPTDFQGFEGLDLLHLGSNQISTVQKGVFANLTNLRRLYLNGNQLEQLHPEMFLGLSNLQYLYLEYNAIKEVLAGTFDSMPNLQLLYLNNNVLRSLPAYIFAGISLARLNLKNNHFMTLPVSGVLDQLKTLTQIDLDGNPWECSCDLVALKLWLEKLNEGVAAKGVKCASPVQFSNIELRELKNEIMCPKLIARPPFILTSATPLLTSVSPAGVGKAPPSGPVPLSIMILSILVVLILTVFVAFCLLVFVLRRNKKPAGRQEGLGNQECGSMPLQIRRHNHKSNKDDLGGETFIPQTIEHMSKAHTCGIRDSDAGFKFIDSERQKMMLRNSADKDKDSLSLDARKRLSTIDELDEFLPGRDNMFLHNYLESKKDFNSIGYF